Proteins from one Plasmodium yoelii strain 17X genome assembly, chromosome: 2 genomic window:
- a CDS encoding dolichyl-diphosphooligosaccharide--protein glycosyltransferase subunit OST3/OST6, putative: MKAAYSRLYFFFYFVIVFFKSVTYCLNDISKFEKLKKLINKKIKLDINEEYEKDKTQNEIPFHYIHELSLSDYVDYVLNKDEEYDCVLFLIDVEIKNNLSMFDRKTYILLELFNNIAKKIILENIFLYNVNDYKKGNTNIYMKNKLLKPIFFFYVNLNKPHLNPLKHIHMIQNYPEFVYMNEYTLYNHKHYLPIHNIYMLENYIKKEEKKKHWKKQDVLNDDKIQIELNIENITNYFLKFIYMHNINRYTVNLNKSQEEEEEEEDVTKDNIFFSIKMYLSFIIGIVFMLLYLFILIINKYNIIIFICSYILYFICLSGLFHCLIYQSKFYNNDITLDSLLNTYIYRSTNSQYIYEGLFVSFLIFIISFSLFILNNHLNDKYMNTFKFFFFFFLIFIIYISFNIIHKINTYKVYFSTYVFFPPIKFFNK; encoded by the coding sequence ATGAAAGCAGCGTACTCAagattgtatttttttttctacttTGTGATTGTGTTTTTCAAGTCAGTAACATATTGTTTAAATGATATTAGTAAATTTGAAAAACTAAAAAagttaattaataaaaaaataaaacttgatataaatgaagaatatgaaaaagataaaacACAAAATGAAATACCATTCCATTATATACATGAATTAAGTTTAAGCGATTATGTAGATTAtgttttaaataaagatgaaGAGTATGAttgtgtattatttttaattgatgttgaaataaaaaataatcttTCTATGTTTGAtagaaaaacatatatattattagaactatttaataatattgcaaaaaaaattattttagaaaatatttttttatataatgtaaatgattataaaaaaggaaacacaaatatatatatgaaaaataaattattaaaacctatattttttttttatgtaaatttaaataaaccACATTTAAACCCATTAAAACATATACACATGATACAAAACTATCCagaatttgtatatatgaaTGAATACACATTATACAACCATAAACATTATTTACCTAttcacaatatatatatgttagaaaactatataaaaaaagaagagaAAAAGAAGCATTGGAAAAAACAAGATGTtttaaatgatgataaaatacaaatagaattaaacatagaaaatattacaaattattttttaaaatttatatatatgcataatattAATAGATATACtgttaatttaaataaaagtcaagaagaagaagaagaagaagaagatgtaactaaagataatatttttttcagcattaaaatgtatttatcttttattataGGAATTGTGtttatgttattatatttatttattttaataataaataaatataatataataatatttatttgttcatatattttatattttatatgtttaaGTGGGTTATTCCACTGCTTAATATATCaatcaaaattttataacaATGATATAACTTTAGATTCATtattaaatacatatatttatagatCAACTAATtctcaatatatatatgaaggtttatttgtttcttttcttatatttataataagtttttctttatttattttgaataaCCATTtgaatgataaatatatgaacacatttaaattttttttttttttttttcttatttttattatttatatatcttttaatataatacataaaattaatacatataagGTATATTTTTCTACTTATGTCTTTTTTCCTCcaattaaatttttcaatAAATAA